TGATCATGCTCATAAAACCACTAGTACTTATAAAGTAGCTCATAATGGTGTAGACCATGACATAGAAGGAACAGCATTTATGAGACATGTTGCTAATTCTGGAAGTGATGATACTAGAACAGATAGAGTTAGAACAATTACTTTAGATTTTAACGGACAAGAAGTAGTTGTTGGTAATGTAGATAGTTCTATTCACTTAAAAGTAGATGTGGCTAAATTTTTAGATGGTAGTGAAAAAATAGATATAGTAGCAACAGATCCAGGCGCTATGACAGCTTCTACTACAGAGATTGCAGATAACTTAGAAGATGTGTTTTCTTTTGATCACAAGCACTAATCAACAAAACAAAAAAGTTCTGTATTTTATTTAAATACAGAACTTTTTTTCATGTTTATGAAAAATATCCTAATATATATAGGGTGCTGTGTTTTTCTATCTTGTTCTTCGGAAAAAATAGATGAGAATAACATATATAAACCTTTTGAGCAACCAGCTAATTTTAAAACGGCTACTTACAATTTTGGTGGAGAAAACATCAAAGATGAAGAGGCTGTTTTTAATCTTGGAAGAGCCTTGTTTTATGAAGGAAAATTATCATCGGATAATAGTATTTCTTGTGCTGAATGTCATAATCAATATTTTGCATTTACCCATCATGGTCACACTTTAAGCGCAGGTGTTAACGAGGCTTTGGGAACTAGAAATGCTCAGCCAATTCAGAATATGGCTTTTATGGATACTTTTACCTGGGATGGTGCTTTAGAACAACTAGGGAGACAACCTATGATTCCTATTACAGCAGAGGTAGAAATGAATTCTACTTTTGAAGAAGTAAAAGAAAAATTAAATAAGGATAACAAATATATTTCTTTGTTTAAAAAAGCATATCACTCTGGAAAAATTACTGAAGCAACTATTTTAAAAGCTTTAGGTAATTTTATGGGAATGATGGTTTCAAACAACTCAAAATACGACAAGTACATAAGAGGTGAAGAAGGAGGAACATTTACGGAACAAGAAAAAAGAGGATTAGAAACGTTTAATAATAAATGTGCTACTTGCCATAGTGGAAGTTTATTTACAGATGAATCATATAGAAATAATGGTTTAAGTGTAAATAAATTTATTCCAAATGAAAAAGGAAGACAAGTTATTAGTGAAAAGGATGAAGATTTTTACAAATTTAAAGTCCCTAGTTTACGTAATGTAGAACGTTCTTACCCTTATATGCATGATGGTAGACTTTCTTCCCTAAAAAAAGTATTGGATTTTTATGACTCAAAAGTAGAAGATACTCCTAACTTAGATCCTTTGTTAAAAAATGGAGATAGACTTGGAATTCCATTAACGGATGATGAAAAAGATGATATTATTGCTTTTTTAAAGACGCTAACAGATTATGAATTTTTAAATGACCCACGTTTTGAAGCACCTTAAAAAAATTAGTATTGTTTTAATAACAATATTTTCAATAAATTCTTATGCTTGTGATGTTTGTGGTTGTGGAGCAGGAAACAGTTCTAGTACACAATATAGCAACTACAATTATTTTGGCCTTTCTTATAATTACATGCATTTTAATTATAAAGAAGGGATCCATTCAACTTCACCCATAGGAACCGATAATATTAATTCTGTACAATTAACAGGGCAGTATTTTATAACAGGTAGATTAAGTATAAATACAATGATTCCTTTTCAGTTTAACGAAAGAGAAGCAAGTACAGGTACTGTTCAAAATCATGGATTAGGTGATATATCTTTAACCGGATTATTCAACTTATTTCACAATGATGATAATCAATCTTTAAGAATAGGAGTAGGAGTAAAACTACCAACAGGTAAATTTGATTTGATAAGGGCTAATGCCAATAACGCTTCTAGTATTTCTGCTACCCAATTAGGAACAGGAGCTTTAGATGTTATTTTTCCTTTGCAATATGCAATCCAAATAAATGATATAAGTTTTCAAGCAAATGCAACGTATTTTTATAAAACGGAGAACAAATATTATTTTAAATACGGAGATCAAACACAAATTCAAGCCAAAGTAAGTTATCTTTTTAAAGAAACTACTAAAGCTAGTTGGAGTGTTTCGGGTGGAGTTAGTTATGATAAGTTTTTAAACTCTAAAACAAGTGGAAGCGCTAATTTTAATACAGATGGTGTCATGACCAATGCCATTATTGGATTAAAGTGTGAATTACAAAAATTAGCTATCGGAATTAATTACCAAACTCCAATAGACCAAAAATTGGTAAATAACGATGTAACTTTTAATCGAGGTTTAGGTATATATACCCATTGGAAGTTTTAAACGTTTAAAAAATTAAAACCCGCATTTGAATATTCAAATGCGGGTTTTCTCTTATGTTGTTAGTAACTTATTTTAGTGTATAAATCCAAAATATCCAAAAAGAACTCCTAAGGCTAATAGTAAATAAGCTATTATTTTTGTGTTTTCAGGTTTTAACAGACTATATCTAAATCCTTGTGCTTGTTCTGGAGCAATAATTAATAAAACTCCTTTTATTAACGCAATCCAACCAAAAATACTGATGATCATTCTCCAATCATTTTCCCAATAATGGTGTGTGGTTACAATAAGTACCCCAAAAATAATGGCTAAAAACCCGCTTAAAAAAATAAAAGAAGGTGTTACTAGTAATTTTCCAATTTCCTCTTTATAGAAATTAGGGCTAATTAACATTCCTAATCCAAAAGCAACATAAACAGTAGCAAAAATTCGAGTAATAATAATTGTAGTTTCCATAACTAATCGTTTTTAAATGTTATATAAATATAAGAACTGAAAATAAATTATAATATGACAATTATCAACTTATTTTGTTAAAACAAAGATTTTGTTAGGAGGATTAAAACCCATTTCTTTGCATTAATCTTAATCACCTTTAAAGTGTTGTTTAAACCTTATTTTGTTGATGTTTTATTGCCTATTCCTTTAGAAAGACAGTTTACTTATTGTATTACTGAAGAGGAAGCTCATTTCTTAAAAAAAGGAATGAGGGTAGCGGTACCTTTTGGTAAAAGTAAAATATATACAGGTATTGTTTATCAGGTTCACGAAAATGAGCCTCAAGCTTATGAAGCTAAGGATATTTACCAAATTTTAGATGATGCTCCTGTATTAACAGAAACACAATTAAAACATTGGGAGTGGTTGGCAAATTACTATATGTGTTCTTTAGGCGAAGTACTTAGAGCGGCATTTCCTTCGGTTTTTTTATTAGAAAGTGAAACGATAGTTTTGGCAAATCCTGACTTTAGCGATGTAGAGACCCTGTCTGCAGATGCTTATTTAATTTATGAAGCTTTACAAAGACATTCTCAAATCACCATTTCTCAGGTAGTTAATATACTTTCTAAAAAGAACATTTTCCCTATTTTAAAGGGAATGATAGATATGGAAGCTATCAGTTTAAAAGAGGAGATATATGAACAATATCAGCCCAAAATGGTGGCCTATATTCGTTTGGCAAAACAATGGGAGGACAAAGAAAAGTTACAAGAATTATTAGGATTATTATCTCGTTCTGAAAAACAGAGAACTTTGGTGATGCATTATTTTATGTTAAAAGCC
Above is a genomic segment from Wenyingzhuangia fucanilytica containing:
- a CDS encoding cytochrome-c peroxidase, with amino-acid sequence MKNILIYIGCCVFLSCSSEKIDENNIYKPFEQPANFKTATYNFGGENIKDEEAVFNLGRALFYEGKLSSDNSISCAECHNQYFAFTHHGHTLSAGVNEALGTRNAQPIQNMAFMDTFTWDGALEQLGRQPMIPITAEVEMNSTFEEVKEKLNKDNKYISLFKKAYHSGKITEATILKALGNFMGMMVSNNSKYDKYIRGEEGGTFTEQEKRGLETFNNKCATCHSGSLFTDESYRNNGLSVNKFIPNEKGRQVISEKDEDFYKFKVPSLRNVERSYPYMHDGRLSSLKKVLDFYDSKVEDTPNLDPLLKNGDRLGIPLTDDEKDDIIAFLKTLTDYEFLNDPRFEAP
- a CDS encoding transporter, producing the protein MKHLKKISIVLITIFSINSYACDVCGCGAGNSSSTQYSNYNYFGLSYNYMHFNYKEGIHSTSPIGTDNINSVQLTGQYFITGRLSINTMIPFQFNEREASTGTVQNHGLGDISLTGLFNLFHNDDNQSLRIGVGVKLPTGKFDLIRANANNASSISATQLGTGALDVIFPLQYAIQINDISFQANATYFYKTENKYYFKYGDQTQIQAKVSYLFKETTKASWSVSGGVSYDKFLNSKTSGSANFNTDGVMTNAIIGLKCELQKLAIGINYQTPIDQKLVNNDVTFNRGLGIYTHWKF